One window from the genome of Elephas maximus indicus isolate mEleMax1 chromosome 8, mEleMax1 primary haplotype, whole genome shotgun sequence encodes:
- the PIP gene encoding prolactin-inducible protein: MSVLLLLSRAGPAALLLVLYLQMGASNTTEGSGWNVITLDLQVQQTAEPKEEVPVTLKLTSEVKECLVVKTYLKSSGQLEGASHDYKFTACLCEDYPRTFFWDIQSNYTVEITAVVDVIRQLNICPEDRAVIPIKANRFYTFRTLQII; the protein is encoded by the exons ATGAGTGTGCTCCTGCTCCTGTCCAGGGCTGGTCCTGCTGCCCTGCTCCTGGTTCTCTACCTGCAGATGGGGGCCAGCAACACGACAGAAGGGAG CGGTTGGAATGTGATAACGCTGGACCTGCAGGTACAGCAGACTGCAGAACCAAAGGAGGAGGTCCCTGTGACACTCAAACTTACAAGTGAAGTGAAAGAATGCCTGGTG GTGAAAACTTACCTCAAAAGCAGCGGGCAACTAGAAGGTGCTTCTCACGATTATAAATTCACTGCCTGCCTATGTGAAGATTATCCGAGAACCTTCTTCTGGGACATTCAGAGCAACT ACACTGTGGAAATCACAGCAGTAGTTGACGTTATTCGGCAGCTGAATATCTGCCCCGAAGACAGAGCAGTAATACCCATCAAAGCAAACCGTTTCTACACCTTTCGTACCCTACAGATAATATAG